Proteins encoded in a region of the Mesoflavibacter profundi genome:
- a CDS encoding Dps family protein: MKLNSLGLDPQKTKELASQLNVLLANFQIYYQNLRGIHWNIKGKNFFDLHIKFEELYTNANVKVDEIAERVLTLGETPLHTFDDYVKVAKVPVGKNISKDENAVQLIVDSLTELLKIERQILNAASEADDEGTNSMMSDFISEQEKTVWMMNAWLGRSI, translated from the coding sequence ATGAAATTAAATAGTTTAGGATTAGATCCACAGAAAACCAAAGAGTTAGCTAGTCAATTAAATGTATTACTAGCAAATTTTCAGATATATTATCAAAATTTAAGAGGTATACATTGGAATATTAAGGGGAAAAACTTTTTTGATTTACATATTAAATTTGAAGAGCTTTATACTAACGCTAATGTAAAAGTAGATGAAATTGCCGAACGTGTTTTAACCTTAGGCGAAACACCTTTACATACCTTTGATGATTATGTAAAAGTAGCCAAAGTACCTGTTGGTAAAAATATATCTAAAGATGAAAATGCAGTACAATTAATTGTAGACTCTTTAACAGAATTACTAAAAATAGAACGTCAAATATTAAACGCAGCTAGCGAAGCAGATGATGAAGGAACCAACTCTATGATGAGTGATTTTATATCGGAACAAGAAAAAACTGTTTGGATGATGAATGCTTGGTTAGGCAGAAGTATTTAA
- a CDS encoding tRNA-binding protein, with the protein MDKIIQFEDFQKIDLRVGTIIEVLDFPEARNPAYQLKIDFGDLGIKKSSAQITTKYTKADLLNKQIVAVVNFPKKQIATFMSQCLVVGAVIGKDVILLHPEHKVPNGSTVN; encoded by the coding sequence ATGGATAAAATTATTCAGTTTGAAGATTTTCAAAAGATAGATTTACGGGTAGGAACAATTATCGAGGTATTGGATTTTCCTGAAGCTAGAAATCCTGCGTATCAATTAAAAATTGATTTTGGTGATTTAGGGATTAAAAAATCGTCTGCTCAAATTACTACAAAATATACTAAAGCCGATTTATTAAACAAGCAAATTGTTGCTGTTGTAAACTTTCCTAAAAAACAAATTGCAACTTTTATGAGCCAATGCTTGGTTGTTGGTGCTGTAATTGGTAAAGATGTAATCTTATTACATCCAGAACATAAAGTACCTAACGGAAGTACTGTAAATTAA
- a CDS encoding arsenate reductase family protein has protein sequence MKNLKTMGIIATNKNQNILFYNSNNSIGKQCLAYTEDSKNDVLTIDVSKTKVADTQWVEICDKLNLKLEDLVNKEHPNFSNNFDKSTSLSSNDWLKVIQNNPEVIVTPILVVGETFYKIETPSNVRTYLSTTSEGIDEKKHI, from the coding sequence ATGAAAAACTTAAAAACCATGGGTATTATAGCTACTAACAAAAACCAAAATATTTTATTTTACAACTCTAATAATAGTATAGGTAAACAGTGTTTAGCTTATACAGAAGATAGTAAAAACGATGTACTAACTATAGATGTGTCTAAAACTAAAGTTGCAGATACGCAATGGGTAGAAATTTGTGACAAGTTAAATTTAAAATTAGAAGATCTTGTTAATAAAGAGCATCCTAATTTTTCTAATAATTTTGATAAATCAACTTCATTGTCAAGCAATGACTGGTTAAAAGTGATACAAAATAATCCAGAAGTAATTGTTACACCTATTCTTGTTGTTGGCGAAACTTTTTATAAAATTGAAACACCTTCTAATGTTAGAACTTATCTTAGCACAACATCTGAAGGTATTGATGAGAAAAAACACATTTAA
- a CDS encoding TIGR00266 family protein: protein MNAHEIDYRIYGEEMQYVEIELDPNEGVIAESGSFMMMDDGIKMETIFGDGSQKDTGFLGKVFGAGKRLLTGESLFMTAFYNVLHGKRNVSFASPYPGKIVPIDLMEYRGKFICQKDAFLCAAKGVSVGIEFSKRLGRGFFGGEGFIMQKLEGDGMAFIHAGGTLAKKVLQPGETLRVDTGCIVGFTQDVDYDIEFVGGIKNTVFGGEGLFFATLKGPGTVYIQSLPFSRLAGRVLASVPRGGKDKGEGSILGGLGDFLGGDNRF, encoded by the coding sequence ATGAATGCTCACGAAATAGACTATCGTATTTACGGTGAAGAAATGCAATACGTAGAAATAGAATTAGATCCAAATGAAGGCGTAATTGCAGAATCTGGAAGTTTTATGATGATGGACGATGGGATAAAAATGGAAACTATTTTTGGAGATGGATCGCAAAAAGACACAGGATTTTTAGGTAAAGTTTTTGGTGCAGGAAAACGGTTGCTTACTGGAGAAAGTTTATTTATGACTGCTTTTTATAATGTTTTACATGGTAAACGAAATGTAAGTTTTGCATCACCTTATCCTGGTAAAATTGTACCTATAGACTTAATGGAATATCGTGGTAAATTTATTTGCCAAAAAGATGCTTTTTTATGCGCAGCAAAAGGTGTAAGTGTTGGTATTGAGTTTTCTAAGCGTTTAGGTCGTGGTTTTTTTGGAGGCGAAGGTTTTATTATGCAAAAGTTAGAAGGTGATGGAATGGCTTTTATACATGCTGGCGGTACGCTAGCAAAAAAAGTATTACAACCAGGAGAAACTTTACGCGTAGACACAGGTTGTATTGTTGGTTTTACACAAGATGTAGATTATGATATAGAGTTTGTTGGTGGAATTAAAAATACTGTTTTTGGCGGCGAAGGATTATTTTTTGCAACTTTAAAAGGTCCAGGAACAGTTTACATACAATCTTTACCTTTTAGTAGATTAGCAGGTCGTGTTTTGGCAAGTGTACCAAGAGGAGGAAAAGATAAAGGCGAAGGTAGTATTTTAGGTGGTTTAGGTGATTTTTTAGGAGGTGATAATAGATTTTAA
- a CDS encoding PadR family transcriptional regulator, translating to MKIENTKAQMRKGVLEYCILSVLKDEDAYVAEILDTLKDAKLLVVEGTIYPLLTRLKNAGLLSYRWEESTSGPPRKYYGLTETGQIFLKELTNTWEELQNAVNIVTKIKSTKNE from the coding sequence ATGAAGATAGAAAATACAAAAGCACAAATGCGTAAAGGTGTTTTAGAATATTGCATACTATCGGTCTTAAAAGATGAAGATGCCTACGTTGCAGAAATATTAGACACTTTAAAAGACGCAAAGTTGTTAGTAGTTGAAGGTACAATTTACCCATTACTAACACGATTAAAAAACGCTGGCTTATTAAGCTATCGCTGGGAAGAGTCTACTTCTGGTCCACCACGTAAATATTACGGATTAACAGAAACAGGACAAATCTTTTTAAAAGAATTAACCAATACTTGGGAAGAATTACAAAATGCAGTTAACATAGTAACCAAAATTAAATCAACTAAAAATGAATAA
- a CDS encoding GIN domain-containing protein yields MNKFLLACILITTVTFSFAQKKEKVKGSRVLSTATTPVNAFNRLVLTEDFEVKLVKADSTSVKIVTDENLHDYIKIIAQDSTLTFKTTAKLQEKKLEITVFYNDALNTIEVKEDAEIFSSNSLKFNDLSLVTTDNAKAFLTLECQNIKHINDNKAKNELNITAKNVTLELGENSKLEALINASNLEVDLLVSADAELEGDVQELELNADNSSDFIANNLTVKTINATTLNRAKVKVNATKTLNINASGTSEIEIFGSPKINIDAFEDNAILKKK; encoded by the coding sequence ATGAATAAATTTTTACTTGCCTGTATTTTAATCACAACCGTTACATTTTCATTTGCACAAAAAAAAGAAAAGGTAAAAGGTAGTCGTGTATTATCTACAGCAACAACACCTGTAAATGCCTTTAACAGATTAGTGTTAACAGAAGATTTTGAGGTTAAATTAGTTAAAGCAGATTCTACTTCTGTAAAAATAGTTACAGATGAAAACCTACACGATTACATAAAAATAATAGCTCAAGACAGTACATTAACATTTAAAACAACAGCAAAACTTCAAGAGAAAAAATTAGAAATAACTGTATTTTACAACGATGCTTTAAATACTATTGAAGTTAAAGAAGATGCCGAAATTTTTTCTAGTAACAGTTTAAAATTTAACGATTTATCTTTAGTTACTACAGATAATGCAAAAGCGTTTTTAACACTTGAATGCCAAAACATTAAACACATAAACGATAATAAAGCTAAAAACGAATTAAACATTACTGCAAAAAATGTAACCTTAGAATTAGGCGAAAACAGTAAGCTAGAAGCATTAATAAATGCATCTAACCTAGAGGTAGATTTACTAGTTAGTGCAGATGCCGAATTGGAAGGTGATGTTCAAGAATTAGAGCTTAACGCAGACAACTCATCAGATTTTATTGCCAATAATTTAACTGTTAAAACAATAAATGCAACAACATTAAACCGTGCAAAAGTTAAAGTTAACGCAACAAAAACTTTAAATATAAATGCATCCGGAACTTCAGAAATTGAAATTTTTGGCAGTCCAAAAATTAACATAGATGCTTTTGAAGACAATGCTATTCTAAAGAAAAAGTAA
- the trxB gene encoding thioredoxin-disulfide reductase, translated as MSQTIEKVKCLIIGSGPAGYTAAIYASRANMSPVLYQGTQPGGQLTTTNDVENFPGYPEGITGPEMMMQLQAQAQRFGTDIRNGWITKVDFSGDIHKVWVNDETEIHCDTVIISTGASAKYLGLESEQKYLKLGGGVSACAVCDGFFYRNQEVVIVGAGDSACEEAHYLSKLCKKVTMLVRRDEFRASKIMAERVKNTENIEILFNTETDEVLGDGQVVTGVRVFNNQTNQKHDIPATGFFVAIGHKPNTDIFKDYLELDQTGYIINKPGSTKTNVEGVFVSGDAADHVYRQAITAAGTGCMAALDAERYLAAKYANFEVNTATNY; from the coding sequence ATGTCACAAACAATAGAAAAAGTAAAATGCTTAATTATAGGTTCTGGACCTGCAGGATATACTGCAGCAATTTATGCCTCTAGAGCTAACATGAGTCCTGTTTTATACCAAGGAACACAACCTGGTGGACAATTAACAACAACTAATGATGTAGAGAATTTTCCTGGTTATCCAGAAGGAATAACTGGACCAGAAATGATGATGCAGTTACAGGCTCAAGCACAGCGTTTTGGAACAGATATAAGAAACGGATGGATCACAAAAGTAGATTTTTCTGGAGATATACATAAAGTTTGGGTTAATGATGAAACCGAAATACATTGTGATACTGTAATTATTAGTACTGGTGCAAGTGCTAAATATTTAGGGTTAGAATCTGAACAAAAATACCTAAAACTTGGTGGCGGCGTTTCAGCATGTGCAGTATGCGATGGATTTTTCTATCGTAACCAAGAAGTCGTAATTGTTGGAGCAGGAGATAGCGCTTGTGAAGAAGCTCACTATTTATCTAAACTATGTAAAAAGGTTACTATGTTAGTTAGACGTGACGAGTTTAGAGCTTCTAAAATCATGGCAGAACGTGTTAAAAACACAGAAAATATTGAAATATTATTTAACACAGAAACTGATGAGGTTTTAGGTGATGGACAAGTTGTAACTGGTGTAAGAGTTTTTAATAATCAAACCAACCAAAAACACGACATTCCTGCAACAGGCTTTTTTGTTGCTATTGGACATAAACCAAATACAGATATTTTTAAAGATTATCTAGAATTAGATCAAACGGGATATATTATTAATAAACCAGGATCTACAAAAACTAATGTAGAAGGTGTTTTTGTAAGTGGTGATGCTGCAGATCATGTATATAGACAAGCCATTACAGCTGCTGGAACAGGTTGTATGGCAGCTTTAGATGCCGAACGTTATTTAGCTGCAAAGTATGCTAACTTTGAAGTTAATACAGCAACAAATTATTAA
- a CDS encoding hydrogen peroxide-inducible genes activator: MTITQLSYVLAVAEHQNFTKAAQKCFVTQPTLSMQIQKLEDELDILIFDRGKKPIELTEVGKKIVTQAKNIVNESNRIQDIVDQQKGFIGGEFKLGIIPTVMPTLLPMFLNNFVKKYPKVKLKIEELTTEEIISRINDGHLDAAIAATPLEQETIKERVLYFEPFVAYTPQNHRLYKQKTIETTDLDVNDMLLLEDGHCFRDGVINLCKVFKDHNEDKFQLESGSIETLIKLSNEGLGMTLLPYLHTLDLPERSKANLRYFKEPSPAREVSLIYHKSELKMQIIEALQDVISGIVRGAIAFQNVQIISPLSK; encoded by the coding sequence ATGACTATTACACAATTATCATATGTTCTAGCAGTTGCAGAACACCAAAACTTTACAAAAGCTGCTCAAAAATGTTTTGTAACACAGCCAACATTAAGCATGCAAATTCAAAAATTAGAAGACGAATTAGATATTTTAATCTTTGATAGAGGCAAAAAACCTATAGAATTAACCGAAGTTGGAAAAAAAATAGTAACTCAAGCAAAAAATATTGTTAACGAGTCTAACAGAATACAAGATATTGTAGACCAACAAAAAGGATTTATTGGTGGCGAATTTAAACTAGGAATTATCCCAACAGTTATGCCTACTTTACTTCCAATGTTTTTAAATAATTTTGTAAAAAAATATCCAAAAGTTAAACTTAAAATTGAAGAGTTAACTACCGAAGAAATTATCTCTAGAATAAACGACGGACATTTAGATGCAGCAATAGCAGCTACACCATTAGAGCAAGAAACTATTAAAGAACGTGTATTATATTTTGAGCCTTTTGTAGCGTATACACCACAAAATCACAGATTATACAAACAAAAAACTATTGAAACTACAGATCTTGACGTTAATGATATGCTATTATTAGAAGACGGACATTGTTTTAGAGATGGCGTTATTAATTTATGTAAAGTATTTAAGGATCATAACGAAGATAAATTTCAGTTAGAAAGTGGTAGCATCGAAACGTTAATTAAATTATCTAACGAAGGTTTAGGTATGACACTTCTACCCTATTTACACACTTTAGATTTACCAGAACGCTCTAAAGCCAATCTTAGATATTTTAAAGAACCAAGTCCTGCAAGAGAAGTTAGCCTTATTTACCATAAAAGCGAACTTAAAATGCAAATTATTGAAGCTTTACAAGATGTAATCTCTGGTATTGTAAGAGGCGCAATTGCGTTTCAAAACGTACAAATAATTAGTCCTTTAAGTAAATAA
- a CDS encoding DUF4870 domain-containing protein, with protein sequence MLTNHQKNLATLMHLSTFCRFIIPFGNFIGPVVLWITNKEKSEFVDNHGKQAINFQISILLYTILLGFLFIPFFIFKIFNHIDLFELNAFEGIHINLSEPSPLFILGGSLGFIAVIGFILELIFIINASIKAKDGQMYQYPLSIHFLK encoded by the coding sequence ATGCTTACCAATCATCAAAAAAATTTAGCAACTTTAATGCATTTATCTACGTTTTGTAGATTTATTATTCCTTTTGGAAACTTTATTGGTCCTGTAGTATTGTGGATAACTAACAAAGAAAAATCTGAGTTTGTAGATAACCATGGTAAACAAGCAATTAATTTTCAAATTAGCATTTTGTTATATACCATTTTACTTGGATTTTTATTTATTCCCTTTTTCATTTTTAAAATATTTAATCATATAGATTTATTTGAACTTAATGCTTTTGAAGGTATTCATATTAACTTAAGCGAACCTTCACCTCTATTTATTTTAGGTGGTAGTTTAGGGTTTATTGCTGTAATTGGATTTATTTTAGAACTTATTTTTATTATAAACGCTAGTATTAAAGCAAAAGATGGACAGATGTACCAATACCCTTTATCAATTCATTTTTTAAAATAA
- a CDS encoding cytochrome-c peroxidase: MKLLTYSLLTLLLCLSCSKSDEVNKYIPVPLVVEVPENFPDLKYDLENNPVTDAGFQLGKALFYDGRLSSNNSIPCAFCHEQAFAFTHHGHNLSHGVNGGIGFRNAQPIQNLAFQESFMWDGAASHLDFQPIIPITSELEMGESLSNVINKLKQDPYYQEQFDIAFNGGEVNTENMLKALSQFMIMMISSDSKYDKYVRNEDNVTLTNLELDGLNTFQNKCASCHATDLFSDQSFRNTGLPINPQLNDKGRFNVLENPNDLYKFKVPSLRNVEVTYPYMHDGRFNTLEVVLEFYNSGMVDNGNVDQSLLRTDGTFGISLNNYEKESLIAFLKTLTDNQFLEDEHFSEF; encoded by the coding sequence ATGAAACTATTAACATATAGTTTACTTACATTATTGTTATGTCTGTCCTGCTCAAAATCTGATGAAGTTAACAAATATATTCCGGTACCTCTAGTTGTAGAGGTACCAGAAAATTTTCCAGATTTAAAATATGATTTAGAAAATAATCCTGTAACAGATGCTGGTTTTCAATTAGGAAAAGCATTGTTTTACGATGGTAGGTTATCATCAAACAACTCTATTCCTTGTGCGTTTTGTCATGAGCAAGCATTTGCATTTACACACCATGGACATAACTTAAGTCATGGTGTTAATGGTGGCATAGGATTTAGAAATGCACAACCCATTCAAAATTTAGCATTTCAAGAATCATTTATGTGGGACGGAGCAGCATCGCATTTAGATTTTCAACCTATAATTCCTATTACAAGCGAATTAGAAATGGGCGAATCTTTAAGTAATGTAATAAACAAATTAAAACAAGATCCATATTACCAAGAGCAATTTGATATTGCATTTAATGGAGGAGAAGTAAATACAGAGAATATGCTTAAAGCATTGTCTCAATTTATGATTATGATGATTTCTAGCGATTCAAAATATGACAAATATGTTAGAAACGAAGACAATGTAACTCTAACAAATTTAGAGTTAGATGGTCTAAATACATTTCAAAATAAATGTGCAAGCTGTCATGCTACAGATTTATTTTCTGATCAAAGTTTTAGAAATACTGGTCTACCAATAAATCCGCAATTAAACGATAAAGGAAGATTTAATGTTTTAGAAAATCCTAACGATTTATATAAGTTTAAAGTACCAAGCTTAAGAAATGTTGAGGTAACATATCCTTACATGCATGATGGTAGATTTAATACCTTAGAAGTGGTTTTAGAATTTTATAATTCTGGAATGGTAGACAATGGTAATGTAGATCAAAGTTTACTTAGAACAGATGGTACTTTTGGTATTTCTTTAAATAATTACGAAAAGGAAAGCTTGATAGCTTTTTTAAAGACATTAACAGATAATCAATTTTTAGAAGATGAACATTTTTCAGAATTTTAA
- a CDS encoding DUF4442 domain-containing protein has translation MKLTASKLNTFTMFKLPSAFLCGVRTKSINDKQCIVTVKHKWINQNPFKSMFWAVQGMAAEFSTGALMIAKIQESGHKISMLVTTNNATFTKKATGKITFTCNDGDKIDQAIAQTIKTGEGQTIWMQSTGINQDGVVVSTFNFEWSIKAKQK, from the coding sequence ATGAAGCTAACAGCAAGTAAACTAAATACCTTTACCATGTTTAAATTACCATCGGCATTTTTATGTGGCGTAAGGACAAAATCTATTAACGATAAACAATGCATCGTCACAGTTAAACATAAATGGATTAATCAAAATCCTTTTAAATCTATGTTTTGGGCAGTACAAGGTATGGCAGCCGAGTTTTCTACTGGCGCTTTAATGATTGCCAAAATACAAGAAAGCGGTCATAAAATATCCATGTTGGTAACCACTAATAATGCAACATTTACTAAAAAAGCAACAGGTAAAATTACATTTACTTGTAATGATGGCGATAAAATAGACCAAGCTATAGCACAAACAATAAAGACAGGAGAAGGACAAACCATTTGGATGCAATCTACAGGTATTAACCAAGATGGAGTAGTAGTATCTACTTTTAATTTTGAATGGTCTATAAAAGCAAAACAAAAATAA
- a CDS encoding MbnP family protein, translated as MKFLKYLFALTACAIVLSCTSDDDSNTQENLEGQTGNVILKFDNGVGDQDFIFGTSYNKSNQESFKISTLKYIISNVKLTDADGNDFIYPTEENAFIVNEANGNNAGEIFINLNNIDAANYVSVTFGVGIDQERFALGADGQGDFLDYASDEGMMWSWATGYRFIRLDGTYSTTSITDDALNIHMGSVGTSLDNYREVTLPLPNTILVRENKTPQIHIKADILKIFDGINIADGYNQVHTDATTTPVIAGNIQSMFSIHHVHNE; from the coding sequence ATGAAATTTTTAAAATATTTATTTGCGCTAACTGCATGCGCAATAGTTTTATCGTGCACTTCAGACGACGATAGTAATACCCAAGAAAACTTAGAAGGTCAAACAGGAAATGTAATATTAAAGTTTGATAATGGTGTTGGCGATCAGGATTTTATATTCGGGACATCATATAATAAATCTAATCAGGAATCTTTTAAAATATCTACACTAAAATATATAATTAGTAATGTTAAATTAACAGATGCAGATGGTAATGATTTTATTTATCCAACAGAAGAAAATGCATTTATAGTAAATGAAGCAAATGGGAATAATGCAGGCGAAATATTTATAAATCTAAATAATATAGATGCAGCTAATTATGTGTCTGTAACTTTTGGAGTTGGTATTGACCAAGAACGATTTGCATTAGGTGCAGATGGTCAAGGAGATTTTTTAGATTATGCATCTGATGAAGGTATGATGTGGAGTTGGGCAACTGGTTACAGATTTATTAGATTAGATGGTACATACTCTACAACATCCATTACAGACGATGCTTTAAATATACATATGGGTAGTGTTGGTACTTCTTTAGATAATTATAGAGAAGTTACTTTACCGTTACCAAATACCATTTTAGTTAGAGAAAATAAAACTCCACAAATACATATAAAAGCAGATATTCTTAAAATATTTGATGGAATTAACATTGCAGATGGATATAATCAAGTACATACAGATGCAACTACAACTCCAGTTATTGCAGGTAATATTCAGTCTATGTTTAGTATACATCATGTACATAACGAATAA
- a CDS encoding DUF2490 domain-containing protein, which produces MKKLFILLLLILATTICHAQNAYQIGTLPTVNLSKKLNNNWQLNFKTEFRQLFASGITNSNINNGYEYVHTDAAFITSKKVGLNNKIAGGFLLRFTQDEVVKRTIQQFTVVNSLDQFRLGHRFSSDQTFEKHNATRWRFRYRITLDLPLNGQTIDVKEWYLKISNEYLNNFQSNNYDLEIRATPNLGYVFKDNNKLEFGIEYRINNFINNTTRNRYWLTLNWYLVL; this is translated from the coding sequence ATGAAAAAACTTTTTATTCTATTATTATTGATTTTAGCAACTACAATTTGTCATGCACAAAATGCTTATCAAATTGGGACTTTACCAACGGTTAACTTAAGCAAAAAACTAAATAACAATTGGCAATTAAATTTTAAAACAGAATTTAGACAATTGTTTGCTTCTGGAATCACCAATTCTAACATCAATAATGGTTACGAATATGTCCATACAGATGCTGCATTTATAACCTCTAAAAAAGTAGGTTTAAACAATAAAATAGCTGGAGGATTTTTACTAAGATTTACTCAAGATGAAGTTGTAAAACGTACCATACAACAATTTACAGTGGTAAATAGCTTAGATCAATTTAGATTAGGACATAGATTTTCTAGTGATCAAACTTTTGAAAAACACAACGCTACTAGATGGCGATTTAGATATAGAATAACACTGGATTTACCATTAAACGGACAAACAATTGATGTTAAAGAATGGTATCTAAAAATTAGTAACGAGTATTTAAATAATTTTCAATCTAATAATTACGATTTAGAAATTAGAGCAACACCAAACCTTGGTTATGTATTTAAAGACAATAATAAATTAGAATTTGGTATAGAATACAGAATTAATAATTTTATAAATAATACAACACGCAATAGGTATTGGCTTACCTTAAATTGGTATTTAGTGCTATAA
- a CDS encoding PspC domain-containing protein, translated as MNKTVNINLAGIFFHIDEDAYLKLQRYLEAIKRSFTDSQGREEIIADIEARISELFTERMKTDRQVISNKEVEEVITIMGQPEDYLVDDEIFEDEPNNKHYSNTSKSKKLYRDTDNSYIGGVSAGLAHYFGIDAIWIRLIWILLIFGAGTGVFLYILLWILIPEAKTTAEKLTMTGEAVNISNIEKKIRDGFDSVSENVKNIDFQKHADKLKEGFEQASDNISDSVKRIPANKIKDSSKSFFEGLGSVFTAIFKAFSKLIALSIILASVAGTIALTVGLIIGSFFNANVRFLDSDLVELSNSSGASFELLAVLIFIVSVIPLIFLFYLGLKILISNLKPLSNVAKYTLIGVWFIALIGMITIFVNQGLSYKEKAPVILNQKLDNIKTNDTLYITMKNNDNFAEEYSRHYRDFEIGFDEMGNKITYSQDIRLYVRPTNDSVAKVKVAKTSRGRSFDIAKQRAENIIYNYTSSNNQIILDNYFIIPNEDAKRDQRVEITVYLPVGSVVNSNLNTEDYLSYNSNYNEKLRDHLEHYFKLERNALTCLDCPETDQTEDNEDDIQINVDLDGETSKIKFNENGFEAKGDNLKIKINDTIFDASTKNVKVTIDEDKGINITNTKKE; from the coding sequence ATGAATAAAACAGTCAACATAAATTTAGCAGGTATATTTTTTCATATAGATGAAGATGCATACTTAAAATTACAACGCTATCTTGAGGCTATAAAACGTTCATTTACAGACTCGCAAGGTCGTGAAGAAATTATTGCCGATATTGAAGCTAGAATTTCTGAGCTTTTTACAGAGCGAATGAAAACCGACAGACAAGTCATTAGCAATAAAGAAGTTGAAGAAGTTATTACTATTATGGGACAACCTGAAGACTATCTTGTAGATGACGAGATTTTTGAAGACGAACCTAATAATAAACACTATTCCAATACCTCTAAATCTAAAAAATTATATCGCGATACAGATAACTCTTACATTGGCGGTGTTTCTGCTGGTTTAGCTCATTATTTTGGTATAGATGCGATTTGGATTAGATTAATCTGGATACTTTTAATTTTTGGCGCAGGAACTGGTGTGTTTTTATACATCTTACTTTGGATTTTAATTCCCGAAGCAAAAACTACTGCAGAAAAACTTACCATGACAGGCGAAGCTGTTAATATAAGTAACATTGAAAAAAAAATTCGTGACGGATTTGACAGCGTTAGTGAAAACGTTAAAAACATAGATTTTCAAAAACATGCAGACAAGTTAAAAGAAGGTTTTGAACAAGCATCAGATAATATATCAGACTCAGTAAAACGCATTCCGGCAAATAAGATTAAAGATAGCAGTAAATCGTTTTTTGAAGGACTAGGATCTGTATTTACAGCAATATTTAAAGCCTTTTCAAAACTAATTGCCTTATCAATTATTTTAGCTAGTGTTGCAGGTACAATAGCCTTAACCGTTGGATTAATAATTGGTTCGTTTTTTAACGCAAACGTTAGGTTTTTAGACAGCGATCTAGTAGAACTTTCAAATTCTAGTGGCGCTTCTTTTGAGCTGCTTGCAGTACTAATATTTATAGTCTCTGTAATTCCGTTAATATTTTTATTCTACTTAGGTTTAAAAATATTAATATCCAACTTAAAACCTTTAAGTAATGTCGCTAAATACACATTAATTGGTGTTTGGTTTATAGCGTTAATTGGTATGATAACCATATTTGTAAATCAAGGATTAAGCTATAAAGAAAAAGCGCCAGTAATTCTAAATCAAAAGTTAGACAACATAAAAACTAACGATACGCTTTATATTACAATGAAAAACAACGATAATTTTGCTGAAGAATATAGCAGACATTATAGAGATTTTGAAATTGGTTTTGACGAAATGGGTAACAAAATAACCTATTCACAAGACATTAGATTGTACGTTAGACCAACTAACGATAGTGTTGCAAAAGTAAAAGTAGCAAAAACATCAAGAGGAAGAAGTTTTGATATTGCTAAGCAAAGAGCCGAAAATATTATATACAATTACACATCTTCAAACAATCAAATTATATTGGATAACTACTTTATAATTCCTAACGAAGATGCAAAACGTGACCAACGTGTAGAGATTACTGTGTATTTACCAGTAGGAAGCGTCGTAAACAGTAATTTAAATACAGAAGACTATTTATCTTATAACTCTAATTACAACGAAAAATTAAGAGACCATTTAGAACATTATTTTAAATTAGAAAGAAACGCTTTAACCTGTTTAGATTGTCCAGAGACAGATCAAACAGAAGATAACGAAGACGATATCCAAATAAATGTAGATTTAGATGGAGAAACCTCTAAAATAAAATTTAACGAAAATGGTTTTGAAGCAAAAGGAGATAATCTTAAAATAAAAATTAACGACACCATTTTTGATGCCTCAACAAAAAACGTAAAAGTAACAATAGACGAAGATAAAGGCATAAATATTACAAATACAAAAAAAGAATAA